One Chloroflexota bacterium DNA window includes the following coding sequences:
- a CDS encoding CapA family protein — MRPLATLREVTSVTVVTLLVGCVSPSPSLVPFPSATPSPQPTPTATPIPPVSFPLAVVTGITNLKATITLDELGTLASSGQLMVPCGATFDQPNLTATAPCIAADQIAGELQADQELVALLPPGLVEPATKVLSIEGEGPFGLFGPDLFGDPEARALPYPVMASAPAEGPGALDPAWTAYDASQTWTLTAIGSLCADRVAAYHAVTLGKGWDWPFNGGTATLTGEPFINPNPPAGISAYPIVKAVEAGNDGVTASISRRSDVALADHKCPVLTNEQWAPTQTGPPSLAVPEAVLTRWKDFLGIDAVYLAADHQSDRGVAGISTTLQLLEEYGFPGTGLGMNLDEALEPAYVEVAGLKVAFVSWNEVLGPTHAGPTTPGVAWLTEENVSAAVAKARAASADLVICDPQWWGGDEYHSDLWETQLEAVGWMDQAGCDQIIGGGLHVAGGMFLRERPNGVSLIHAGPGNYMYGQPWWQETQEGVILYLTFRGKTLANVRLHPYVMVLSARASLTDPEGDGHYVLERSWSRGEVDY, encoded by the coding sequence ATGAGGCCCCTGGCGACGCTCCGAGAAGTCACCTCCGTCACCGTCGTGACGCTGCTCGTCGGATGCGTGAGTCCCAGCCCCAGCCTCGTGCCGTTCCCCAGCGCCACCCCGTCGCCCCAGCCAACTCCGACGGCCACGCCCATCCCCCCTGTATCCTTCCCGCTCGCCGTCGTTACCGGCATCACGAATCTCAAGGCGACGATCACCCTCGACGAGCTCGGGACGCTCGCCAGCAGCGGCCAGCTCATGGTGCCCTGTGGTGCCACGTTCGATCAGCCGAACCTCACGGCGACCGCGCCCTGTATCGCGGCCGACCAGATCGCGGGTGAACTCCAAGCTGACCAGGAGCTCGTGGCACTCCTGCCGCCAGGCCTCGTCGAGCCGGCAACAAAGGTCCTCTCGATCGAGGGCGAGGGGCCGTTCGGGCTCTTCGGGCCTGACCTCTTCGGTGACCCGGAGGCCCGGGCGCTGCCCTATCCGGTCATGGCTTCCGCGCCGGCGGAGGGTCCTGGCGCACTCGACCCGGCCTGGACCGCATACGACGCCTCACAAACCTGGACCCTGACCGCCATTGGGAGCCTCTGCGCGGATCGTGTGGCCGCCTATCACGCCGTCACATTGGGCAAGGGCTGGGACTGGCCCTTCAATGGCGGGACCGCGACGCTTACGGGTGAGCCATTCATCAACCCCAACCCGCCGGCTGGCATCTCTGCTTACCCAATCGTCAAGGCGGTCGAAGCTGGCAACGACGGCGTCACCGCGAGCATCAGCAGGCGATCCGACGTCGCCCTCGCGGATCACAAATGCCCGGTCCTCACGAACGAGCAGTGGGCGCCGACCCAGACTGGCCCGCCGAGCTTGGCCGTGCCGGAGGCGGTCCTGACACGGTGGAAGGACTTCCTCGGCATTGACGCCGTGTATCTCGCGGCCGACCACCAGAGCGATCGGGGCGTCGCCGGCATCAGCACGACGCTCCAGCTCCTTGAGGAGTACGGGTTCCCGGGTACCGGCCTTGGCATGAACCTCGACGAGGCCCTCGAGCCGGCCTACGTCGAGGTTGCCGGGCTGAAGGTGGCGTTCGTGTCCTGGAACGAGGTCCTGGGCCCAACCCACGCCGGCCCAACCACGCCAGGCGTCGCGTGGCTGACGGAGGAGAACGTCAGCGCGGCCGTGGCCAAGGCCCGTGCCGCCAGTGCCGACCTCGTCATCTGCGACCCGCAGTGGTGGGGCGGTGACGAGTACCACTCGGACCTGTGGGAGACGCAGCTGGAGGCTGTGGGCTGGATGGACCAGGCCGGGTGCGACCAGATCATCGGCGGCGGCCTGCACGTGGCGGGCGGAATGTTCCTGCGCGAGCGTCCGAATGGCGTCAGCCTCATTCATGCCGGCCCCGGCAACTACATGTACGGCCAGCCCTGGTGGCAGGAGACACAGGAGGGCGTCATCCTCTACCTGACGTTCCGCGGCAAGACCCTCGCGAACGTCAGGCTCCACCCATACGTCATGGTCCTCTCCGCCCGCGCGAGCCTCACCGACCCGGAGGGCGACGGCCACTACGTCCTCGAGCGCAGCTGGAGCAGGGGGGAGGTCGATTACTAG
- a CDS encoding M15 family metallopeptidase, with product MKKLDDASSPRAVVGRKPVRRPRSDERRASPALRALAIGLVLGAALVATPATAPPRVTAVGPLPECRIADILTVPRDYDSWSTTLVDWLLTVGEDYEPPDLVPVSEAGIAGPGLIRQVAIEDLRAMAQAAAEAGTPIAVNSPYRSYQDQVASFNGWVAVDGYDDAITYSQRPGHSEHQLGLTIDFMTEGGGSALEGDWATTPAGGWMAENAWRYGWLMSYPKGEGGALFSDVTCLHYEPWHYRYLGREVAAKVHESGLTIREYLWTNFTTVDPITGEPLPTATPTPSPTPTPTPTPSPTPAATTTPSAAPSAGTQPVGTWVEPPVVLAGFLFIVLASIGFAAWRGFLRR from the coding sequence ATGAAGAAACTCGACGACGCTTCCTCTCCTCGCGCCGTCGTGGGGCGCAAACCCGTTCGGCGTCCGCGCTCGGACGAACGCCGGGCCTCGCCTGCGCTGCGCGCGCTAGCTATCGGGCTGGTCCTCGGCGCTGCTCTTGTCGCCACCCCGGCGACTGCTCCGCCGCGCGTCACCGCTGTCGGGCCGCTCCCGGAATGCCGCATCGCCGACATCCTGACGGTCCCGCGCGACTACGACAGCTGGAGCACCACACTCGTCGACTGGCTCCTGACCGTCGGGGAGGACTACGAGCCACCCGATCTCGTGCCGGTGAGCGAGGCGGGCATTGCTGGCCCCGGGCTCATCCGCCAGGTGGCGATCGAGGATCTCCGTGCCATGGCCCAGGCTGCGGCCGAGGCCGGCACACCGATCGCCGTCAACAGCCCCTACCGCAGCTACCAGGACCAGGTCGCCAGCTTCAACGGGTGGGTCGCTGTGGACGGCTACGACGACGCGATCACCTACTCGCAGCGACCGGGCCACTCGGAGCACCAACTCGGCCTCACGATCGACTTCATGACGGAAGGGGGCGGCAGCGCGCTGGAGGGCGACTGGGCGACGACCCCGGCAGGAGGGTGGATGGCGGAGAACGCCTGGAGATACGGGTGGCTCATGAGCTACCCGAAGGGCGAGGGAGGCGCTCTCTTTTCGGACGTCACCTGCCTCCATTACGAGCCGTGGCATTACCGCTACCTCGGGCGGGAGGTGGCCGCGAAGGTCCACGAATCCGGGCTGACCATCCGGGAGTACCTCTGGACCAACTTCACGACGGTCGACCCGATTACCGGTGAACCCCTTCCGACCGCGACGCCGACCCCATCGCCCACCCCCACCCCGACGCCCACCCCATCGCCCACTCCGGCGGCCACGACCACGCCGTCGGCGGCGCCGAGCGCCGGGACGCAGCCTGTCGGCACCTGGGTCGAACCGCCCGTGGTGCTCGCGGGCTTCTTGTTCATCGTGCTGGCGTCGATCGGATTCGCCGCCTGGCGCGGCTTCTTACGGCGCTAG
- a CDS encoding peptidylprolyl isomerase, with product MAPTGALDLTKSYAAHFKTERGEFACELFAADAPMTVENFVNLARAGFYDGTTFHRVIPGFMAQGGDPTGTGTGGPGYSFRDELSLKRRHEGPGVLSMANAGPNTNGSQFFITLAATPHLDGRHTVFGRVTSGMDVVNSLRERDPQRDPQPGDRIETIEIDES from the coding sequence ATGGCGCCCACCGGCGCGCTGGACCTCACCAAGTCGTATGCGGCGCACTTCAAGACTGAACGCGGCGAGTTCGCCTGTGAGCTGTTCGCCGCGGACGCACCGATGACGGTCGAGAACTTCGTCAACCTGGCACGCGCCGGCTTCTATGACGGCACGACCTTTCACCGCGTGATCCCCGGCTTCATGGCCCAGGGTGGCGACCCAACCGGCACCGGGACAGGCGGCCCCGGCTACTCGTTCCGAGATGAGCTGTCATTGAAGCGGCGCCACGAGGGGCCTGGGGTGCTCTCGATGGCCAACGCAGGTCCGAACACGAACGGGTCGCAATTCTTCATCACCCTTGCCGCCACGCCACACCTGGATGGGCGACACACGGTCTTCGGTCGCGTGACGTCCGGAATGGACGTCGTGAACAGCCTCCGAGAGCGCGATCCTCAGCGAGACCCGCAGCCCGGAGACCGGATCGAAACGATCGAGATCGACGAAAGCTGA
- a CDS encoding proline--tRNA ligase, with product MRVSRLFFTSLRDNPADAEMASHRLLVRAGYVRQLGAGIYSLLPLGFRVSQRIEQVIREEMDAIGGQEMEMPVVHPAELWKESGRYAKIGPEMVRFKDRGGRDMVLAMTHEEVVADLLRDVVKSYRQLPAIVYHFQTKFRDEPRARGGLIRVREFVMKDSYTLDPDEAALDVSYQAHYGAYETIFGRLGLETVVVGADVGIMGGSLAHEFMVLNDAGEDTLVICETGDYAANEQIATVTKPEPPAEVARPTEEVATPDTPTIAALAEFLGVGQDQTAKATFFVTGDGRLLTAIVRGDFEVNETKLSNAVKAIGGLRPAQAEEIAAAGMVPGYASPIGAKGSTVVVDDLVANSPNLVAGANRHGYHLLNVNVGRDFTPDLVIDITNARAGDPCPNCGAPLVLRQGIEVGNIFKLGTDFTEKLGATYLAEDGSRRLIVMGSYGIGLGRAMACIVEAHHDDKGIIWPDSVAPYAAHLVTLSASRDPAVGEAAEGLYQRLTDGGVEILYDDRDESPGVKLTDAELLGMPLIVTISPRSLAAGGAEVTQRASGERSVRPISEVERTLIGAA from the coding sequence ATGCGCGTCTCCAGGCTCTTCTTCACCTCGCTGCGCGACAACCCCGCCGACGCCGAGATGGCCTCGCATCGGCTCCTGGTGCGCGCTGGATACGTCCGACAGCTGGGGGCGGGCATCTATTCGCTGCTGCCGCTTGGCTTCCGGGTCAGCCAGCGCATCGAGCAGGTCATCCGCGAGGAGATGGACGCCATCGGCGGGCAGGAGATGGAGATGCCCGTGGTCCATCCCGCCGAGCTGTGGAAGGAGAGCGGGCGCTACGCCAAGATCGGCCCGGAGATGGTCCGCTTCAAAGACCGCGGTGGGCGCGACATGGTGCTGGCCATGACCCACGAAGAGGTGGTCGCCGACCTGCTGCGCGACGTGGTCAAGAGCTATCGGCAGCTGCCGGCGATCGTGTACCACTTCCAGACCAAGTTCCGGGACGAGCCGCGCGCCCGCGGCGGACTGATCCGCGTCCGCGAGTTCGTGATGAAGGACTCCTACACGCTCGATCCGGACGAGGCCGCGCTCGACGTCTCCTACCAGGCCCACTACGGCGCATACGAGACGATCTTCGGGCGCCTGGGGCTCGAGACGGTGGTGGTGGGAGCCGATGTCGGGATCATGGGCGGCAGCCTCGCGCACGAGTTCATGGTCCTCAACGACGCGGGCGAGGACACGCTGGTGATCTGCGAGACGGGCGACTACGCCGCCAACGAGCAGATCGCCACCGTAACCAAGCCGGAGCCACCGGCGGAGGTGGCTCGCCCGACCGAGGAGGTGGCGACGCCGGACACGCCGACCATCGCCGCGCTGGCTGAGTTCCTTGGGGTCGGCCAGGATCAGACCGCCAAAGCGACCTTCTTCGTCACCGGCGACGGGCGGCTGCTGACCGCCATCGTGCGTGGCGACTTCGAGGTCAACGAGACGAAGCTGAGCAACGCTGTCAAGGCGATCGGCGGCCTCCGTCCCGCCCAGGCCGAGGAGATCGCCGCGGCGGGCATGGTGCCCGGCTATGCCTCGCCGATCGGCGCCAAGGGAAGCACCGTGGTGGTCGACGACCTGGTGGCCAACTCGCCGAACCTGGTGGCAGGCGCCAATCGCCACGGGTATCACCTGCTCAACGTAAACGTTGGCCGCGACTTCACGCCGGACCTGGTGATCGACATCACCAACGCGCGTGCCGGAGACCCATGCCCGAACTGCGGTGCACCGCTGGTCCTGCGCCAGGGGATCGAGGTCGGCAACATCTTCAAGCTGGGGACGGACTTCACCGAGAAGCTCGGGGCGACCTACCTGGCCGAGGACGGCAGCCGGCGGCTGATCGTGATGGGCAGCTACGGGATCGGCCTCGGGAGGGCGATGGCCTGCATCGTCGAGGCACATCACGATGACAAGGGGATCATCTGGCCCGATTCGGTGGCCCCCTATGCAGCCCACCTAGTGACGCTGAGCGCGTCACGTGATCCTGCCGTCGGCGAGGCCGCGGAAGGGCTCTACCAGCGACTCACCGATGGCGGCGTAGAGATCCTCTACGACGACCGCGACGAGTCACCCGGCGTGAAGCTGACCGACGCCGAGCTGCTCGGCATGCCGCTCATCGTCACCATCTCGCCACGGTCGCTTGCCGCGGGCGGCGCCGAGGTGACGCAGCGGGCCAGCGGTGAGCGGTCGGTCCGGCCGATTTCCGAGGTCGAACGGACACTTATCGGGGCGGCGTGA
- a CDS encoding EamA family transporter, which translates to MTPASGRPSTLAVAAALGTVYLVWGSTYLAIAFVVDSMPPLLSAGTRFGVAGLSLVAFLVAHDRWRRRRGIVGEGLARPKVVEWRTAFIVGALLLLGGNGGVSIAEQTIPSGIAAVIVATTPIWLSIFDALLTRRMPSLLAIGGLVVGLLGVAILLLPSSGLDSFNPVGIGILVLATVCWAAGSLYARRGPLPRNQLLGTGMEQLAGGLLLLTVGVAIGEIGRFDPAAVTTSSLLALAFLIVFGSLLAFTAYVWLLNHVAVTTVATYAYVNPVVAVALGVAFRGETLTPRSLLAMGLIIGAVVAMVSGRPRDAEEAGPSPDTATLESEAKAQ; encoded by the coding sequence ATGACTCCCGCTTCAGGTCGCCCGTCCACTCTGGCGGTGGCCGCGGCGCTCGGCACCGTCTACCTCGTCTGGGGCTCGACCTACCTGGCCATCGCCTTCGTGGTCGACAGCATGCCGCCGTTGCTGTCGGCCGGCACCCGCTTCGGGGTGGCCGGGCTCTCGCTCGTTGCCTTCCTGGTCGCACATGATCGATGGCGACGGCGGCGTGGCATCGTCGGCGAGGGTCTGGCACGGCCAAAGGTCGTGGAGTGGCGAACCGCCTTCATCGTCGGCGCACTGCTCCTGCTCGGTGGCAACGGGGGAGTCTCGATCGCCGAACAGACGATCCCGTCCGGCATCGCGGCGGTCATCGTCGCCACGACACCCATCTGGCTCAGCATCTTCGACGCCCTGCTGACGCGCCGCATGCCGAGCCTGCTCGCGATCGGCGGGCTGGTGGTCGGACTGCTGGGGGTGGCGATCCTGCTGCTCCCGTCCAGCGGGCTCGACTCGTTCAACCCGGTCGGGATCGGCATCCTGGTGCTGGCCACCGTATGCTGGGCAGCCGGCTCCCTGTATGCGCGCCGCGGTCCGCTGCCGCGCAACCAGCTGCTGGGGACCGGGATGGAGCAGCTCGCCGGTGGCCTCCTCCTGCTGACGGTTGGCGTGGCCATCGGCGAGATCGGTCGCTTCGATCCTGCCGCGGTGACGACCTCGTCCCTGCTCGCGCTGGCATTCCTGATCGTCTTCGGCTCGCTGCTGGCCTTCACGGCGTACGTCTGGCTGCTGAACCACGTGGCGGTGACGACGGTCGCCACCTACGCGTACGTCAACCCGGTGGTGGCGGTGGCGCTTGGCGTCGCCTTCCGTGGCGAGACGCTCACCCCACGCTCGCTGCTGGCCATGGGCCTGATCATCGGCGCCGTGGTCGCGATGGTCAGCGGGCGCCCACGCGACGCGGAGGAGGCCGGTCCCTCGCCGGACACCGCGACCCTCGAGTCGGAGGCCAAGGCTCAGTAA
- a CDS encoding MFS transporter, whose protein sequence is MNPAANRSIQAVLFGTFTLRFSTGLTGGLFAYYAAQLPQHGGVEMSAFLLGLMMATYFIAELILSPGFGVLSDHLGAHRVMQWGPVFGAIAVVLTFATTDLFLLGVTRFIEGAAAGASIPSILGYIAIATSRDVQLRGRTVARFEAATIAGLGVGIVAAGPMWEVFARVAFLLNAALYGVSFAIYRWGVADVATHGHPPDVQPVHSAELRPARFDFARYRRVIGSPRVWLLAPTWIALNAVIGTWTSQSIFQLVRAPSPRFADQLLMGGFGPTQISIGLGGALLVFFAGLLFWGGRFKAYRRTTIIVIGLVGGLAMVGAAFGLNHSADFGLLLQAPLGLIALGGLFVLAGATPAALGLLADISEAHPADRGAIMGLYSVFLALGQITGALLGGGAAQWQGVDGLLAASLGLLVLALLPVRALRESEHLVGLAHDDDGTAVRDPEPN, encoded by the coding sequence GTGAACCCCGCGGCGAATCGTTCGATCCAGGCCGTCCTGTTCGGCACCTTCACGCTGCGTTTCAGCACCGGCCTGACCGGTGGACTCTTCGCCTACTACGCCGCGCAGCTCCCGCAGCACGGCGGCGTGGAGATGAGCGCCTTCCTGCTGGGCCTGATGATGGCCACGTACTTCATCGCAGAGCTGATCCTCTCGCCCGGCTTCGGCGTCCTCTCCGATCACCTCGGAGCGCACCGCGTCATGCAATGGGGGCCGGTCTTCGGCGCCATCGCGGTGGTCCTCACCTTCGCCACCACCGACCTCTTCCTGCTCGGCGTGACGCGCTTCATCGAGGGAGCGGCGGCCGGCGCCAGCATTCCGTCGATCCTCGGATACATCGCCATCGCCACCAGCCGCGACGTGCAGCTCCGCGGCCGGACGGTGGCCCGCTTCGAGGCCGCCACAATCGCGGGGCTGGGGGTGGGGATCGTGGCGGCCGGTCCGATGTGGGAAGTCTTCGCGCGCGTTGCGTTCCTGCTCAACGCCGCGCTGTACGGCGTCTCCTTCGCCATCTACCGCTGGGGGGTCGCCGACGTGGCGACGCACGGCCACCCGCCCGATGTCCAGCCCGTGCACTCCGCCGAACTGCGCCCCGCCAGGTTCGATTTCGCCAGGTATCGACGGGTGATCGGCAGCCCGCGGGTGTGGCTCCTGGCGCCGACCTGGATCGCGCTCAACGCGGTCATCGGCACATGGACCTCGCAGTCGATCTTCCAGCTGGTGCGTGCGCCCTCGCCCCGGTTCGCTGATCAGCTGCTGATGGGTGGCTTCGGGCCGACCCAGATCAGCATCGGCCTGGGCGGTGCGCTCCTCGTCTTCTTCGCGGGGCTCCTCTTCTGGGGTGGGCGCTTCAAGGCCTATCGGCGCACCACGATCATCGTGATCGGGCTCGTGGGAGGACTGGCGATGGTTGGCGCCGCATTCGGCCTCAACCACTCGGCCGATTTCGGCCTTCTCCTGCAGGCACCGCTGGGCCTCATCGCCCTGGGGGGCCTCTTTGTGCTGGCAGGCGCGACCCCGGCTGCGCTTGGACTGCTGGCTGATATCAGCGAGGCGCACCCCGCCGACCGCGGGGCGATCATGGGCCTGTATTCGGTCTTCTTGGCGCTTGGCCAGATCACCGGCGCCCTGCTGGGTGGCGGCGCGGCACAGTGGCAGGGCGTCGACGGCCTGCTGGCCGCCTCGCTCGGCCTGCTCGTGCTTGCCCTGCTGCCAGTCCGCGCGCTGCGCGAGAGCGAGCACCTGGTCGGACTGGCTCACGACGACGACGGGACGGCAGTCCGGGATCCTGAGCCCAACTGA
- a CDS encoding LLM class F420-dependent oxidoreductase yields MKFGLQINSFTWPGGAAAIGPTLGRVTRTADDVGFDSIWVMDHFFQIRGLGPPEAPMLEGLTALGFMAANSDRARLGLMVGGIHYRLPGLWIKAVTTLDVLSNGRAWFGIGAAWNEEESTALGFPFPPLRDRFEMLEETLQMAQAMWSGGSGSGEAFHGNHFTATRLLNSPQAISRPRVPIMIGGGGERKTLRLVAQYADACNVFGGPERIAHKYEVLREHCDRLGRPCDEIERSTLQSVDPDRESASEIVERFSALGEAGAQHILFSVRGVSDTAKLERLAAEVFPQLR; encoded by the coding sequence ATGAAGTTCGGCCTGCAGATCAACAGCTTCACATGGCCAGGCGGCGCAGCCGCCATCGGTCCAACCCTGGGACGGGTCACGCGGACAGCCGATGACGTCGGATTCGACTCGATCTGGGTGATGGACCACTTCTTCCAGATCCGGGGCCTCGGACCGCCTGAGGCGCCGATGCTCGAGGGGCTGACCGCGCTCGGCTTCATGGCCGCCAACTCGGATCGGGCGCGGTTGGGGCTGATGGTCGGTGGCATCCACTACCGGCTGCCTGGCCTCTGGATCAAGGCAGTGACAACACTCGACGTGCTCTCCAACGGCCGAGCGTGGTTCGGGATCGGCGCGGCGTGGAACGAGGAGGAGTCAACCGCTCTCGGCTTCCCGTTCCCGCCCCTTCGCGACCGGTTCGAGATGCTCGAAGAGACATTGCAGATGGCGCAGGCCATGTGGTCGGGTGGCAGCGGAAGCGGGGAGGCCTTCCACGGGAATCACTTCACAGCGACCCGCCTCCTCAACTCGCCGCAGGCCATCTCGCGGCCGCGAGTGCCGATCATGATCGGGGGTGGTGGGGAGCGAAAGACGCTCCGGCTGGTGGCGCAGTACGCGGATGCCTGCAACGTGTTCGGCGGCCCCGAGCGCATTGCGCACAAGTACGAGGTCCTGCGAGAGCACTGCGACCGACTCGGGCGTCCCTGCGACGAGATCGAGAGGAGCACGCTGCAGTCGGTCGATCCCGACCGCGAGTCGGCGTCCGAGATCGTCGAGCGCTTCAGCGCCCTCGGCGAGGCAGGCGCGCAGCACATCCTGTTCAGCGTGCGCGGCGTCAGCGACACGGCGAAGCTGGAGCGCCTCGCGGCCGAGGTCTTCCCCCAGTTGCGCTGA
- a CDS encoding YbjN domain-containing protein produces the protein MCHCLRKDASVPCPKPLAGRDRQGVTQRGQDADMTIQLSCPWCSDEVTFTIDEADEELVCGSCSTRMDFAPDPGVTYELLYASVA, from the coding sequence TTGTGTCACTGCTTGCGCAAGGACGCAAGTGTCCCCTGCCCGAAACCGTTGGCTGGCCGCGACAGGCAAGGTGTCACGCAGCGTGGACAGGATGCCGACATGACCATTCAACTTTCGTGTCCCTGGTGCTCCGATGAGGTCACCTTCACCATCGACGAAGCCGATGAGGAGCTCGTGTGCGGTAGCTGCTCCACGCGCATGGACTTCGCGCCCGACCCCGGCGTCACCTACGAGCTGCTGTACGCGTCTGTCGCGTAA
- a CDS encoding RNA polymerase sigma factor: MTPRRTVDSSLERVLREERTRLIASLVRILGDWDLAEELVQEAAVAALEHWPTDGLPRNPGAWLMTTARRRAIDRLRRDARFRQRLEQLGEEADEMERPIPTGGPLAVDDRLRLLFTCCHPALSREAQVALTLRTVGGLDSAQVARAFLVPEATVAQRLVRARRKIRDAGIPYGVPDEGELPQRLEQVLAVLYLVFNEGYLASDGAATERRDLARDAEWLTSLLVRLMPDEPEPLGLLALMRLHLARVEARFAPDGSLILLPDQDRSRWDAGAIADAGDLVERGLRMGRPGPHLLQAAIVAVHANAPSYGETDWAEIVALYDRLLSLQPTPVVALNRALALAEVAGPEVALIEIEPLAARLDGYHLFHAARGELLRRLWRLDEARSADRRALSLTDNPAERRLLQARLGPHDG; encoded by the coding sequence TTGACTCCGCGCCGGACCGTCGACAGCTCGCTTGAGCGTGTCCTGCGCGAGGAGCGAACCCGCCTGATCGCCTCGCTGGTCCGCATCCTGGGAGACTGGGACCTGGCCGAGGAGCTGGTCCAGGAGGCGGCCGTGGCGGCGCTCGAGCACTGGCCGACCGATGGCCTGCCGCGAAACCCTGGCGCCTGGCTGATGACGACGGCGCGTCGCCGCGCCATCGACCGGCTGCGGCGCGACGCGCGATTCCGGCAGCGGCTCGAGCAGCTCGGAGAGGAGGCTGATGAGATGGAACGACCGATCCCGACCGGCGGGCCACTCGCGGTGGACGATCGGCTGCGCCTCCTCTTCACCTGCTGCCACCCGGCCCTGTCGCGCGAGGCGCAGGTGGCGCTCACCCTGCGAACCGTTGGCGGCCTCGACTCGGCGCAGGTGGCACGAGCCTTCCTCGTGCCCGAGGCGACGGTTGCCCAGCGATTGGTCCGTGCCAGGCGCAAGATCCGCGATGCGGGCATCCCGTACGGGGTTCCCGACGAGGGCGAGCTGCCACAACGTCTCGAGCAGGTCCTCGCGGTCCTCTACCTCGTGTTCAACGAGGGCTACCTCGCGTCGGACGGCGCAGCAACCGAGCGGCGCGACCTGGCCCGCGATGCCGAGTGGCTCACCTCGCTGCTCGTGCGCCTGATGCCGGACGAGCCCGAACCACTCGGCCTGCTGGCGCTCATGCGACTCCATCTGGCCAGGGTGGAGGCGCGCTTCGCACCCGACGGATCACTGATCCTCCTCCCCGACCAGGACCGCTCGCGTTGGGACGCGGGCGCGATCGCGGACGCCGGGGACCTAGTCGAGCGCGGACTGCGCATGGGACGCCCGGGGCCGCACCTGCTCCAGGCGGCGATCGTGGCGGTGCACGCCAACGCGCCCTCGTATGGCGAGACCGACTGGGCCGAGATCGTGGCCCTGTACGACCGCCTGCTCAGCCTGCAGCCGACGCCGGTGGTCGCCCTGAATCGAGCCCTCGCGCTGGCGGAGGTGGCGGGTCCCGAGGTCGCGCTCATCGAGATCGAACCGCTGGCCGCCCGCCTTGACGGCTATCACCTCTTCCACGCGGCGCGCGGCGAACTCTTGCGCAGGCTTTGGCGCCTCGACGAAGCGCGGTCAGCCGATCGCCGCGCGCTGTCCCTGACCGACAATCCGGCCGAACGGCGACTCCTCCAGGCGAGGCTCGGGCCCCACGACGGCTGA
- a CDS encoding YciI family protein, protein MKYMLLIGGAEDGWDHLDEVGQRALYSRIETWWDERKAAGELVEGAQLQPSTTATTVRRSIDGDVTVTDGPFVEGKEMIGGYGVIDVPDLDAAIRLASSWPAPDTLEIRPLVTGEMG, encoded by the coding sequence ATGAAGTACATGCTCCTGATCGGCGGTGCCGAAGACGGCTGGGACCATCTGGACGAAGTCGGGCAGCGAGCGCTCTACTCCCGCATCGAGACCTGGTGGGACGAGCGGAAGGCGGCGGGCGAGCTAGTGGAGGGTGCTCAGCTCCAGCCCTCGACCACCGCCACCACGGTTCGACGCAGCATCGACGGCGACGTCACCGTCACCGATGGTCCGTTCGTGGAGGGCAAGGAGATGATCGGCGGCTACGGGGTCATCGACGTCCCCGACCTCGATGCCGCGATCCGGCTCGCCTCTTCGTGGCCCGCGCCCGACACCCTCGAGATTCGGCCGCTCGTCACGGGGGAGATGGGGTAG
- a CDS encoding metalloregulator ArsR/SmtB family transcription factor has protein sequence MEATLNPDLLRDRAAAIARALSDAKRLCVVERLADGERSVSDLSRDVGCQVPNMSQHLSVLRAAGIVASRREGSTVFYRLAHPQVLEIYRILRQVAS, from the coding sequence ATGGAAGCCACGCTCAATCCCGACCTTCTCCGCGATCGCGCCGCCGCGATTGCCCGAGCGCTCTCGGACGCCAAGCGGCTGTGCGTGGTCGAACGGCTGGCCGACGGGGAGCGATCGGTGAGCGATCTCTCGCGCGACGTGGGCTGCCAGGTGCCGAACATGAGTCAGCACCTCTCTGTCCTGCGCGCTGCGGGAATCGTCGCCTCGCGACGCGAGGGGAGCACCGTCTTCTATCGGCTCGCGCACCCGCAGGTGCTCGAGATCTATCGCATCCTTCGACAAGTCGCCAGCTGA
- the trxA gene encoding thioredoxin, translated as MSNVQEATDANWEQLVLQNNKPVIVDFWAAWCGPCRLVAPEIEKLAEKYAGSVEVLKLDVDANPHTAMHYGVMSIPTVAFFAPGEPPKAAVGFRPAEQLETAFGLEAFAKSA; from the coding sequence ATGTCGAACGTCCAAGAGGCGACCGACGCCAACTGGGAGCAGCTCGTGCTCCAGAACAATAAGCCCGTCATCGTCGATTTCTGGGCCGCCTGGTGCGGACCCTGTCGACTGGTGGCACCAGAGATCGAGAAGCTGGCCGAGAAGTACGCCGGCTCGGTCGAGGTGCTCAAGCTCGACGTCGACGCGAATCCGCACACGGCCATGCACTACGGGGTGATGAGCATCCCCACCGTCGCCTTCTTCGCGCCGGGCGAGCCGCCCAAGGCCGCCGTCGGCTTCCGACCGGCCGAGCAGCTGGAGACCGCATTCGGGCTCGAGGCGTTCGCCAAAAGCGCCTGA